The stretch of DNA GGGAGTGATAGGAAATCAGATAACAGAGCAGCTTTATTCCGAGGAAGAAGAAAAGTTTCTGGCTGACCGTTATGTTGTAGGAACTTGTCCCAAGTGTGGTTTTGATCGAGCTAGAGGAGACGAATGCCAGCAGTGTGGTGCTGATTACGAGGCTAAAGATTTGAAAGACCCACGTTCTAAATTAACTGGTGGGGCTTTGACTTTACGAAAGACAGAACACGCTTATTTACATCTAGAACGAATGAAGGAAGAATTACTGGCCTTCGTAGAGAACATATATCTACGTCCTCATATGCGTAATTTTGTCGTAGATTACATTAAAAATTTACGTCCTCGGGCTGTGACTAGGGATTTGTCTTGGGGAATCCCTGTTCCAGGTTTAGAGAATAAAGTATTTTATGTGTGGTTTGATGCTCCAATCGGCTACATTAGTGGAACTATGGATTGGGCGGCATCTATTGGAGATCCTGAAGCTTGGAAAAAGTTTTGGCTGGATGATCAAGTGACCTATACTCAGTTCATCGGTAAAGATAATACCTCTTTTCATGCAGTGATTTTCCCGGCTATGGAAATGGGCCAGACGATTCCTTATAAGAAGGTCGATGCTTTAGTGACTTCCGAGTTTTTGCTTTTGGAAGGGTTCCAATTTAGTAAATCCGAAGGCAATTTTATAGATATGGATGCGTTTTTAGAAACGTATTCTTTGGATAAATTGCGTTATGTATTAGCCGCTATTGCTCCAGAAACCTCGGATAGCGAGTTTTCTTTCCAGGAATTTAAAACGCGATGCAACTCTGAGCTCGTAGGAAAATTCGGAAATTTTGTGAATCGTGTTCTTGCTTTTGCGGTGAAAAATGACTGCACAGAACTTTCGAATCCTCAGCTAGAACAAAAAGATTTGGAATTTATAGCTGAAGCGCAAGCTCTTGTTAAAGAGGCTGCTAATCACTACCAACAATACAGTTTGCGGAAAGCAAGCTCAACGCTTATGGAGTTGGCTGCTTTAGGGAACGGGTATTTTAATGATCAAGCTCCCTGGAAACTTGCTAAAGAAGGGAATAGGAATCGAGTACAAGCGATTCTATTTTGTGCTTGTTACTGTCAAAAATTGCTGGCTCTTATTTCCTATCCTATTATGCCAGAAACAGCTTTGAAAATATGGGAAATGATCTCCCCGCGTTCTTTGGATTTAACTTCTCAGGATCCAGATAGGCTGCAGTCGCTTTGGACAGAGGCTTTTTTCGATTACTCCAAAGAAACTTTCTCATTGAAAGAACCAGAGCTGTTATTCACTATAGTCGAGTAGTTTGAGTCAGATTTTTTTAGGAAGAAGGATTCTATTTATTAGAGTCCTTCTTTTAGGGGACTCAGAGATGGGCAACCAATCGTATAGGACGAGAAAGGCTGAGGCTTGCTGAGAAGAGCATGCATAGCTTGTTGTAGCCCAGTGCACCGATGCTGTACTTTATCATTGCGGACAGCAATAGCAACAGCTTTCTTTGTCCCGACGAGAATAACCAGTTTTTTTCCTCTAGTGATTGCTGTATACAGAAGATTTCTATACAGCATAACGTAATGTGAAGTGTGAATAGGGACAATGATGCACGCGGTCTCACTTCCTTGGTATTTATGTATGGAAGTCGCATAGGCCGGTGTTAGGTCATTCAGTTCTGTCTGTGAATAACCAATATAGCGACCGTCAACACAGGCTACTAAGCTTTTTTTAGAAAGATCTATAGAGGCGATGTATCCGATATCGCCATTAAAAACCTCTTTATTATAGTTATTGCGTGTTTGCATCACGCGATCTCCCGTAGAAAAAGAATGAAATTTCCCTTGAATAAAGGGTTTGTTCGGGTTGAGAGCAGCTTTTAATTCCCTATTTAGATTCCGTATGCCTAATACACCCTTTTTCATGGGGGCTAAAACCTGAATGTCTTTTGTAAAGATACCAAATTTCTTCGGAACAAAATCAGAAACAAGATGAATGATGTGCTTGATAGCGTCTTCTGGGTCCTCCTTTTGAAAAAATAAAAAATCTTTTTTCCCGCAAGAGCTATTAAGAATTGGGAATTCTCCTTGATTGACTTTATGCGCATTGGTAATGATGTTCGAGTTTTGCAACTGACGGAAGATTTTGGTCAGGTAGGTCACTTCAATATGGTGAGAAAGAATCAGGTCTTTCAGGACATTGCCGGGGCCTACACTCGGAAGCTGGTGCACATCTCCAATAAGAATAAGAATAGCGTGATCGGGTAGTGCGGCAAGAAATCTTTGAAGGAGAATAGTATCAATCATTCCTGACTCATCAACGATCACGAGATCGCAATCAATTGGGTCTGCATGATTTTTACGAAAAGATAAAGTCTTAAAATCATATTGGAGAAGAGAGTGGATGGTTTGAGTACGTTTTCCCGTGATTTCCGTCATACGCTTCGCAGCTTTCCCGGTGGGAGCTGCTAGGATAATCTTTTTAGGAGAAGAGATCTTTTCAAA from Chlamydia suis encodes:
- the metG gene encoding methionine--tRNA ligase, with translation MEPSRILITSALPYANGPLHFGHITGAYLPADVYARFQRLLGKEVLYICGSDEYGIAITLNAELAGMGYQEYVDMYHKLHKDTFNKLGISVDFFSRTTNSYHPAIVQDFYRNLQEKGVIGNQITEQLYSEEEEKFLADRYVVGTCPKCGFDRARGDECQQCGADYEAKDLKDPRSKLTGGALTLRKTEHAYLHLERMKEELLAFVENIYLRPHMRNFVVDYIKNLRPRAVTRDLSWGIPVPGLENKVFYVWFDAPIGYISGTMDWAASIGDPEAWKKFWLDDQVTYTQFIGKDNTSFHAVIFPAMEMGQTIPYKKVDALVTSEFLLLEGFQFSKSEGNFIDMDAFLETYSLDKLRYVLAAIAPETSDSEFSFQEFKTRCNSELVGKFGNFVNRVLAFAVKNDCTELSNPQLEQKDLEFIAEAQALVKEAANHYQQYSLRKASSTLMELAALGNGYFNDQAPWKLAKEGNRNRVQAILFCACYCQKLLALISYPIMPETALKIWEMISPRSLDLTSQDPDRLQSLWTEAFFDYSKETFSLKEPELLFTIVE
- a CDS encoding ATP-dependent RecD-like DNA helicase, with protein sequence MGCEEKLSGILELILPEDPLSDQIAYAFLRVPYKNSLVTICGNHSLSLFKIGSSVDLTGHWSVDASGALVFRFTAATTYNPASAIMAYLTAQIKGVGPKLAQKIVSTFGEETLFVLDSSPSKLVEVDGISPTRCEDFSRQLQEQKDLRNALLFLQRHGIAIHYGLRLYKKYQNQTIDKVCQDPFLLAKEMYGVGFKTADLIATCLGVPLNSPNRIVAGIQYSLDELQEEGHTCYPLNEFIVLVEKLLNEDTPEKIVRKEEIRTQIHFLARQKAVYVKELEQDSYIWSRQLFLAEQQIAIDIRRLLFSSKRIRSINTQEAILEVENLLDLKLEEKQKEALHASSSQKIHIISGGPGTGKSTITRAILSIFEKISSPKKIILAAPTGKAAKRMTEITGKRTQTIHSLLQYDFKTLSFRKNHADPIDCDLVIVDESGMIDTILLQRFLAALPDHAILILIGDVHQLPSVGPGNVLKDLILSHHIEVTYLTKIFRQLQNSNIITNAHKVNQGEFPILNSSCGKKDFLFFQKEDPEDAIKHIIHLVSDFVPKKFGIFTKDIQVLAPMKKGVLGIRNLNRELKAALNPNKPFIQGKFHSFSTGDRVMQTRNNYNKEVFNGDIGYIASIDLSKKSLVACVDGRYIGYSQTELNDLTPAYATSIHKYQGSETACIIVPIHTSHYVMLYRNLLYTAITRGKKLVILVGTKKAVAIAVRNDKVQHRCTGLQQAMHALLSKPQPFSSYTIGCPSLSPLKEGL